A window of the Henckelia pumila isolate YLH828 chromosome 3, ASM3356847v2, whole genome shotgun sequence genome harbors these coding sequences:
- the LOC140890648 gene encoding uncharacterized protein isoform X2, producing the protein MTSGEELSKNQAAQLDQITRGREERIAYKDAGFLSLSYGETMNYIDSSKISWAPDVDYVASENCTSVVFLEGHLRLVSLSDFSQILKSESVIGFR; encoded by the exons ATGACTTCAGGTGAAGAGCTCTCAAAAAATCAAGCTGCACAG CTAGATCAGATAACTAGAGGAAGAGAAGAAAGGATTGCTTACAAAGATGCAG GTTTCTTGAGTTTATCATATGGTGAAACGATGAATTACATCGATTCTTCTAAAATTTCATGGGCACCGGATGTGGATTATGTAGCTAGTGAAAACTGTACAAGTGTGGTTTTTCTGGAGGGACATCTTCGTCTAGTCTCTCTGTCCGATTTTTCCCAGATTCTGAAGTCAGAAAGTGTTATCGGCTTCCGTTAA
- the LOC140890648 gene encoding uncharacterized protein isoform X1 has protein sequence MTSGEELSKNQAAQKLDQITRGREERIAYKDAGFLSLSYGETMNYIDSSKISWAPDVDYVASENCTSVVFLEGHLRLVSLSDFSQILKSESVIGFR, from the exons ATGACTTCAGGTGAAGAGCTCTCAAAAAATCAAGCTGCACAG AAGCTAGATCAGATAACTAGAGGAAGAGAAGAAAGGATTGCTTACAAAGATGCAG GTTTCTTGAGTTTATCATATGGTGAAACGATGAATTACATCGATTCTTCTAAAATTTCATGGGCACCGGATGTGGATTATGTAGCTAGTGAAAACTGTACAAGTGTGGTTTTTCTGGAGGGACATCTTCGTCTAGTCTCTCTGTCCGATTTTTCCCAGATTCTGAAGTCAGAAAGTGTTATCGGCTTCCGTTAA